From the Vibrio metoecus genome, one window contains:
- the glnG gene encoding nitrogen regulation protein NR(I): MSRGYVWVVDDDSSIRWVMEKTLSSANIKCETFADAESVLLALERETPDVLVSDIRMPGMDGIALLNQVHQQIPELPVIIMTAHSDLDAAVNAYQQGAFEYLPKPFDVDETLTLVERAIAHGQEQRKVSHRPSENYSAPEIIGEAPAMQEVFRAIGRLSRSSISVLINGESGTGKELVAHALHRHSPRAQKPFIALNMAAIPKDLIESELFGHEKGAFTGANTVRQGRFEQANGGTLFLDEIGDMPLDIQTRLLRVLADGQFYRVGGHVAIKVDVRIVAATHQNLEKLVHQGKFREDLFHRLNVIRIHIPSLRERRQDIEKLTKHFLALAAKELGVEMKTLNPRTVDILTKLDWPGNVRQLENMCRWLTVMASGSEVLPSDLPPELLSERKASHFDNDISWQKQLETWAKSALASGETELLAYALPEFERILLEAALNHTNGHKQEAAKVLGWGRNTLTRKLKELY; this comes from the coding sequence ATGAGTAGAGGATACGTTTGGGTCGTCGATGATGATAGCTCCATCCGTTGGGTGATGGAGAAGACGCTCTCTTCCGCCAATATAAAATGCGAAACGTTCGCCGATGCGGAAAGTGTGTTACTTGCACTAGAGCGAGAAACTCCCGATGTCTTAGTGTCCGATATCCGTATGCCCGGAATGGATGGTATTGCTCTGTTAAATCAAGTACATCAGCAGATCCCAGAACTTCCCGTCATTATCATGACGGCGCATTCCGATTTGGATGCTGCCGTGAACGCATACCAACAAGGGGCTTTTGAATATCTCCCCAAACCTTTTGATGTCGATGAAACGCTTACGTTAGTCGAACGAGCGATTGCCCACGGACAAGAGCAGCGCAAGGTGTCACATCGCCCAAGCGAAAACTATTCCGCCCCCGAAATCATTGGCGAAGCTCCCGCAATGCAAGAAGTGTTTCGCGCAATTGGGCGTTTATCTCGCTCTTCCATTTCGGTACTGATCAATGGTGAATCGGGCACAGGGAAAGAATTGGTCGCTCATGCACTGCATCGGCATAGCCCTCGCGCGCAAAAACCGTTTATTGCACTGAATATGGCCGCAATTCCGAAAGATCTGATCGAATCAGAGCTGTTTGGCCATGAAAAAGGGGCGTTTACCGGAGCCAACACAGTACGCCAAGGACGCTTCGAACAAGCCAATGGCGGTACTTTATTTCTCGACGAAATTGGCGATATGCCACTGGATATTCAAACCCGACTATTACGAGTCTTGGCCGATGGCCAGTTTTATCGCGTTGGCGGTCATGTCGCAATTAAAGTCGATGTGCGAATTGTCGCGGCGACACATCAAAACCTTGAGAAATTGGTCCATCAAGGCAAGTTCCGTGAAGACTTATTCCATCGTCTGAATGTTATCCGCATCCACATCCCATCACTGCGTGAACGTCGACAAGATATCGAAAAATTGACGAAGCACTTTTTAGCCTTAGCAGCGAAAGAGCTGGGTGTTGAGATGAAAACACTCAACCCACGAACCGTTGATATCCTGACTAAACTTGATTGGCCCGGCAACGTTCGCCAACTTGAAAACATGTGCCGTTGGCTAACGGTGATGGCAAGCGGTAGTGAGGTGCTGCCAAGTGATCTTCCTCCAGAATTATTATCAGAAAGAAAAGCCAGTCATTTTGATAATGATATAAGTTGGCAGAAACAATTAGAAACATGGGCAAAGTCTGCGTTGGCTTCTGGTGAAACCGAATTACTCGCCTACGCACTCCCAGAATTTGAACGTATACTTTTAGAAGCGGCACTTAACCATACCAATGGGCATAAACAAGAAGCCGCCAAAGTATTGGGCTGGGGACGGAATACGCTAACACGTAAACTCAAAGAGTTATATTAA
- the glnL gene encoding nitrogen regulation protein NR(II): MSAELNQTIINNQVTSVFILDESLMIRYANPAAEQLFSQSMKRLMHQSLRQLVQHSSLDLQLLTQPLQSGQSITDSDVTLVVDGKPLLLEVTVSPVSWQKELLLLAEMRTIGQQRRLTQELNQHAQQQAAKLLVRGLAHEIKNPLGGLRGAAQLLERMLPDPALTEYTQIIIEQADRLRSLVDRLLGPQRPGEKKWENLHLILEKVRQLVVLEAGSNLVFERDYDPSLPNILMDTDQIEQALLNIVSNAAQILADQPHGVITLRTRTVHQANIHGQRYKLVASIEIIDNGPGIPPELQDTLFYPMVSGREGGTGLGLSISQNLIDQHQGKIEVQSWPGRTMFTIYLPILNCC; encoded by the coding sequence GTGAGTGCAGAACTGAATCAAACCATTATTAATAATCAGGTCACATCGGTATTCATTCTCGATGAGTCTCTGATGATCCGCTATGCGAACCCTGCCGCCGAGCAGCTCTTTTCGCAAAGCATGAAACGCTTAATGCATCAAAGCTTACGGCAACTTGTTCAGCACTCATCACTGGATCTCCAACTGCTGACTCAACCATTGCAAAGTGGTCAGAGTATTACCGATAGTGACGTCACTTTAGTCGTTGATGGAAAACCCTTGTTACTCGAGGTCACCGTCAGTCCGGTGTCATGGCAAAAAGAGCTATTGTTACTGGCAGAAATGCGCACGATTGGTCAACAACGTCGCCTAACCCAAGAGTTGAATCAACACGCGCAGCAACAAGCGGCGAAACTCTTGGTTAGAGGGTTGGCCCATGAAATAAAAAACCCCCTCGGAGGTTTAAGAGGCGCAGCACAACTCTTAGAGCGTATGTTGCCGGATCCCGCACTCACGGAATATACCCAAATTATCATCGAACAAGCCGATCGCTTGCGTAGCTTAGTCGATCGCTTATTAGGTCCACAGCGTCCTGGTGAAAAGAAATGGGAGAATCTGCATCTCATTTTAGAAAAAGTGCGTCAACTCGTGGTTCTTGAAGCGGGATCCAATCTGGTTTTTGAACGGGATTATGACCCAAGCCTGCCGAATATTTTGATGGACACCGATCAGATCGAGCAAGCCTTGTTGAATATTGTCAGCAATGCGGCACAGATTTTAGCGGATCAACCGCATGGCGTGATTACCTTACGCACCAGAACCGTGCACCAAGCGAATATCCATGGTCAGCGTTATAAGCTCGTAGCCAGTATAGAGATTATCGACAATGGTCCCGGCATCCCTCCTGAGCTCCAAGACACCTTATTTTATCCCATGGTGAGCGGTCGCGAGGGCGGAACGGGATTGGGTTTATCCATTTCACAAAATCTGATCGATCAACATCAGGGAAAAATAGAGGTGCAAAGCTGGCCAGGACGCACCATGTTTACCATTTATTTGCCAATTTTGAATTGCTGTTAA
- the glnA gene encoding glutamate--ammonia ligase, with product MSVENVLSLIQENEVKFVDLRFTDTKGKEQHISIPAHQIDADFFEDGKMFDGSSVAGWKGINESDMVMMPDPSSAVLDPFTEDATLNIRCDILEPATMQGYDRDPRSIAKRAEEYMRSTGIADTVLVGPEPEFFLFDDVKFATNMSGSFFKIDDVEAAWNTGTEYEDGNKGHRPGVKGGYFPVAPVDSSQDIRSAMCLIMEEMGLVVEAHHHEVATAGQNEIATRFNTLTTKADEIQIYKYVVHNVAHAFGKTATFMPKPLVGDNGSGMHVHQSLAKDGVNLFAGDKYGGLSEMAIYYIGGIIKHARALNAITNPSTNSYKRLVPHYEAPVMLAYSARNRSASIRIPVVPSPKARRIEVRFPDPAANPYLAFAAMLMAGLDGIKNKIHPGEAMDKDLYDLPAEEAAEIPKVAESLQQALQYLDADREFLTAGGVFSDDFIDSYIELKTKDVERVNVAVHPLEFELYYSV from the coding sequence ATGTCAGTAGAAAATGTTCTATCGCTGATCCAAGAAAACGAAGTTAAGTTTGTTGACCTGCGTTTTACCGATACTAAAGGTAAAGAGCAGCACATCTCTATCCCTGCTCACCAAATCGATGCTGACTTCTTCGAAGACGGTAAAATGTTCGATGGTTCATCTGTTGCAGGTTGGAAAGGTATCAACGAATCCGACATGGTCATGATGCCTGATCCATCTTCTGCCGTGCTCGATCCATTTACTGAAGATGCTACTCTGAACATTCGTTGTGACATCTTAGAACCTGCGACGATGCAAGGTTACGATCGCGACCCACGTTCTATCGCAAAACGCGCAGAAGAATATATGCGCTCTACCGGTATCGCAGACACAGTTCTTGTCGGTCCTGAGCCTGAATTCTTCCTGTTTGACGATGTGAAATTTGCCACCAACATGTCTGGTTCATTCTTCAAGATTGACGATGTAGAAGCGGCATGGAACACAGGTACTGAATACGAAGATGGTAACAAAGGTCACCGCCCTGGCGTAAAAGGTGGTTACTTCCCAGTTGCTCCCGTTGACTCATCACAAGACATCCGTTCAGCGATGTGTCTGATTATGGAAGAAATGGGTCTGGTTGTTGAAGCACACCACCATGAAGTAGCGACTGCGGGTCAGAACGAAATTGCCACTCGCTTCAACACGCTCACCACGAAAGCAGACGAAATCCAAATCTACAAGTACGTTGTACACAACGTTGCGCACGCTTTTGGTAAAACAGCAACCTTTATGCCTAAGCCACTGGTTGGCGATAACGGCTCAGGTATGCACGTTCACCAATCTCTGGCAAAAGATGGCGTTAACCTGTTTGCGGGTGACAAGTACGGCGGCTTGTCTGAAATGGCAATCTACTACATCGGTGGTATCATCAAGCACGCTCGCGCGCTGAACGCAATCACTAACCCATCCACCAACTCATACAAGCGTCTGGTTCCTCACTACGAAGCACCAGTAATGCTGGCTTACTCTGCGCGTAACCGTTCGGCGTCTATCCGTATTCCAGTGGTACCAAGCCCGAAAGCACGTCGTATCGAAGTTCGCTTCCCAGATCCAGCAGCAAACCCATACTTGGCGTTTGCAGCCATGCTGATGGCGGGTCTTGATGGTATCAAGAACAAGATCCATCCAGGAGAAGCAATGGATAAAGATCTGTACGATCTACCAGCAGAAGAAGCAGCAGAGATTCCAAAAGTGGCAGAGTCTCTACAACAAGCTCTGCAATACTTGGATGCAGATCGTGAGTTCTTAACCGCTGGCGGCGTATTCTCTGATGATTTCATCGACTCTTACATCGAGCTGAAAACCAAAGATGTAGAGCGTGTGAACGTTGCAGTACACCCACTTGAATTCGAACTGTACTACTCAGTTTAA
- the typA gene encoding translational GTPase TypA: protein MTTPQIEKLRNIAIIAHVDHGKTTLVDKLLQQSGTLESRGDVEERVMDSNDIEKERGITILAKNTAINWNDYRINIVDTPGHADFGGEVERIMSMVDSVLLIVDAVDGPMPQTRFVTQKAFAHGLKPIVVINKIDRPGARPDWVMDQVFDLFDNLGATDEQLDFQVVYASALNGWATLVEGETGENMEPLFQAIVDNVAAPQVDLDGPLQMQISQLDYSSYVGVIGVGRIKRGKVKPNQQVTVIGADGKKRNGKIGTVLGYLGLQRSETDQATAGDIVAVTGLGELKISDTICDVNTLEALPPLSVDEPTVTMTFQVNTSPFAGKEGKFVTSRNILERLEKELVHNVALRVEQTEDPDKFRVSGRGELHLSILIENMRREGFELAVSRPEVILKHEDGQLMEPFETVTIDVQEEHQGGIMEKIGMRKGELKDMSPDGKGRIRLDFVMPSRGLIGFQTEFMTLTSGSGLLYHTFDHYGPHKGGVIGQRVNGVLVSNGTGKALTNALFNLQERGRMFIGHGVEVYEGMVIGIHSRDNDLTVNPLKGKQLTNVRASGTDDAQVLTPPIIMSLEQALEFIDDDELVEVTPVSIRIRKRYLTENDRKRASRDAK, encoded by the coding sequence ATGACCACTCCGCAAATTGAAAAATTAAGAAACATCGCGATTATCGCGCACGTTGACCACGGTAAAACCACCCTGGTTGACAAACTGCTCCAGCAATCCGGCACGTTAGAGTCTCGCGGTGATGTTGAAGAGCGAGTCATGGACTCGAACGACATTGAAAAAGAGCGTGGTATCACCATCCTGGCGAAAAACACCGCTATCAACTGGAATGATTACCGCATCAACATCGTAGACACCCCAGGACACGCGGACTTCGGTGGCGAAGTTGAGCGTATTATGTCGATGGTAGACTCTGTGCTGCTGATTGTTGACGCTGTTGATGGCCCTATGCCACAAACTCGCTTCGTAACCCAAAAAGCCTTTGCTCACGGTTTGAAGCCAATCGTTGTTATTAACAAAATTGACCGTCCGGGCGCACGCCCAGATTGGGTTATGGATCAGGTATTTGACCTGTTCGACAACCTAGGTGCGACTGACGAACAGCTAGACTTCCAAGTGGTATATGCTTCAGCTCTGAACGGTTGGGCAACTCTGGTTGAAGGCGAAACTGGCGAAAACATGGAACCTCTGTTCCAAGCCATCGTGGATAACGTTGCTGCGCCACAAGTTGACCTTGATGGTCCACTGCAAATGCAAATTTCTCAGCTGGATTACAGCTCTTACGTTGGTGTTATCGGTGTTGGCCGTATCAAGCGCGGTAAAGTAAAACCAAACCAACAAGTGACGGTTATCGGTGCTGATGGTAAGAAACGTAACGGTAAAATCGGTACTGTTCTGGGCTACCTTGGCCTGCAACGTTCTGAAACTGACCAAGCAACAGCAGGCGACATCGTTGCGGTAACCGGTCTGGGCGAGCTGAAAATCTCTGACACTATCTGTGATGTGAACACGCTTGAAGCGCTGCCACCACTGAGTGTAGATGAACCAACCGTAACCATGACCTTCCAAGTAAACACGTCTCCATTTGCGGGTAAAGAAGGTAAGTTCGTGACTTCACGTAACATCCTTGAGCGTCTGGAAAAAGAACTGGTGCACAACGTAGCACTGCGTGTTGAACAAACTGAAGATCCAGACAAATTCCGCGTTTCAGGTCGTGGTGAGCTTCACCTATCGATCCTGATCGAAAACATGCGTCGTGAAGGCTTTGAACTGGCTGTATCTCGTCCTGAAGTTATCCTGAAGCACGAAGACGGCCAACTGATGGAACCGTTTGAAACGGTCACCATCGACGTGCAAGAAGAGCACCAAGGCGGCATCATGGAGAAAATCGGCATGCGTAAAGGCGAGCTGAAAGACATGTCTCCAGATGGCAAAGGCCGTATCCGTCTAGATTTCGTGATGCCTTCTCGTGGCTTGATCGGTTTCCAAACTGAATTCATGACTCTGACTTCAGGTTCAGGTCTGCTGTACCATACTTTTGACCATTACGGTCCACACAAGGGCGGTGTAATCGGTCAGCGTGTGAACGGTGTTCTGGTTTCTAACGGTACGGGTAAGGCACTAACGAACGCGCTGTTCAACCTGCAAGAGCGTGGCCGTATGTTCATTGGCCACGGTGTGGAAGTTTACGAAGGTATGGTGATCGGTATTCACAGCCGTGATAACGACCTGACTGTAAACCCTCTGAAAGGTAAGCAACTGACTAACGTTCGTGCATCTGGTACTGATGATGCGCAGGTTCTTACGCCGCCAATCATTATGTCTCTGGAACAAGCTCTAGAGTTCATCGATGATGACGAACTGGTAGAAGTAACACCAGTGAGCATCCGTATCCGTAAACGCTACCTGACCGAAAACGATCGTAAGCGTGCTTCTCGTGATGCCAAATAA
- a CDS encoding AAA family ATPase, translated as MSLVIISGGPGAGKTTLLDALAGRGYRVYPEVPRLLIERESSKQNGILPWHDLPAFAALCYDAMLVQKHSAINEPMVFLDRAIPDICAYLLGAELAVPEKYWSASSGYHPHVLMCEPNAITYQQDDVRPYSLEEAQQIHHRLVQTYSELGYQCIEVPMTSVENRVEFVLNTLSVAG; from the coding sequence ATGTCACTCGTGATTATTTCTGGTGGCCCAGGTGCTGGAAAAACGACCTTGTTGGATGCTTTGGCAGGGCGTGGTTATCGCGTATATCCCGAGGTTCCCCGTCTGCTGATTGAGCGTGAGAGTTCCAAACAGAACGGTATTTTACCTTGGCATGATTTACCTGCCTTTGCCGCGCTCTGCTATGACGCGATGTTGGTGCAAAAGCATTCTGCTATAAACGAGCCGATGGTGTTTTTGGATCGTGCGATCCCCGATATTTGTGCGTACTTATTGGGTGCAGAGTTGGCGGTGCCTGAAAAATATTGGTCAGCGAGCTCGGGCTATCATCCACACGTGTTGATGTGTGAACCCAACGCCATCACCTATCAACAAGATGATGTTCGCCCGTATTCGCTAGAAGAGGCGCAGCAAATCCATCATCGGTTAGTGCAGACTTACTCAGAACTAGGCTATCAGTGTATTGAGGTGCCAATGACGAGTGTTGAGAATCGCGTGGAATTTGTATTGAACACCTTATCCGTGGCAGGATAA
- a CDS encoding virulence factor BrkB family protein translates to MKLTHSFIEQKARQGLHFFRYLLSRMNHDRVNVNAGYLAYITLLSMVPMLTVLLSILSSFSIFASAGEVIQDFVITHFVPAAGEVVKTALVEFVANTGKMTAVGGAFLFVAAIMLISNIDKNLNYIWRVQQKRRAVFSFSMYWMILTLGPILVGASIAATSYITSLKILDNETLSGAYNLFLRWLPFVLSYCAFVGLYLLVPNKKVHLQHAMTGALIAAVLFELSKKGFAAYITQFPSYQLIYGALAAIPILFVWVYLCWLIVLVGAEVTAALGEREHWSDSPDMLHFAPLPKSEIEEKQSDSTDPTSK, encoded by the coding sequence ATGAAATTGACTCACTCTTTTATTGAGCAGAAAGCTCGGCAAGGGCTGCATTTTTTCCGCTATCTACTGTCTCGGATGAACCATGACCGAGTCAATGTGAATGCGGGCTATCTGGCTTACATCACCTTATTATCAATGGTGCCGATGCTGACAGTTTTGCTGTCGATTCTTTCTTCTTTCTCAATTTTTGCCAGCGCAGGGGAGGTGATCCAAGATTTCGTTATCACCCATTTTGTGCCAGCAGCAGGAGAAGTAGTGAAAACCGCCTTGGTGGAGTTTGTGGCGAATACTGGGAAAATGACCGCGGTTGGTGGCGCTTTCTTGTTTGTTGCTGCCATCATGCTGATTTCCAATATCGATAAAAACTTGAATTACATCTGGCGAGTGCAGCAGAAGCGTCGCGCGGTGTTTTCATTTTCAATGTATTGGATGATTTTGACGCTCGGCCCCATTTTGGTGGGAGCGAGTATTGCGGCAACCTCGTACATTACTTCCTTAAAAATCTTAGACAATGAGACCCTTTCGGGGGCGTACAACCTATTTTTGCGCTGGCTGCCTTTTGTGCTCTCCTATTGTGCCTTCGTCGGGTTGTATCTTTTGGTGCCGAATAAAAAAGTGCATTTACAGCATGCGATGACAGGGGCGTTGATTGCTGCCGTGTTGTTTGAGCTGAGCAAAAAAGGCTTCGCCGCCTACATCACTCAGTTTCCTTCTTATCAGTTGATATACGGTGCACTTGCCGCGATTCCTATCTTGTTTGTTTGGGTGTATTTATGTTGGCTCATTGTATTGGTGGGAGCGGAAGTCACCGCCGCGCTTGGCGAGCGTGAGCACTGGAGTGACTCACCAGACATGCTACACTTTGCGCCATTACCAAAGAGTGAAATAGAGGAAAAACAGAGTGATAGCACTGATCCAACGAGTAAGTGA
- the dtd gene encoding D-aminoacyl-tRNA deacylase, which produces MIALIQRVSEAAVRVDGEVVGAIDKGLLVLLGVEREDDEAKAKRLVERVTSYRVFEDSEGKMNLSVKDVGGSVLVVSQFTLPADTKKGTRAGFSRGAVPQEAERLYDYFSDLCTQVLPTERGRFAADMKVSLINDGPVTFWLQA; this is translated from the coding sequence GTGATAGCACTGATCCAACGAGTAAGTGAAGCCGCAGTACGGGTTGATGGTGAAGTGGTCGGCGCAATTGATAAGGGACTTTTAGTGCTACTCGGTGTCGAACGTGAAGATGATGAAGCGAAAGCCAAGCGATTGGTTGAGCGAGTGACCAGCTATCGAGTGTTTGAAGATAGCGAAGGTAAGATGAATCTGAGCGTGAAAGATGTGGGTGGCAGTGTGTTAGTGGTGTCGCAATTTACGCTACCCGCAGACACGAAAAAAGGTACTCGTGCCGGATTTTCACGCGGTGCTGTCCCACAAGAGGCTGAGCGGTTATATGATTATTTCTCAGACCTTTGCACGCAAGTTTTACCGACTGAGCGCGGCCGTTTTGCGGCAGATATGAAAGTGTCACTGATCAATGATGGGCCAGTGACGTTTTGGCTACAGGCTTAA
- a CDS encoding bifunctional GNAT family N-acetyltransferase/hotdog fold thioesterase, protein MFKLITPTTDNQLNKYFHFRWQMLREPWRMPIGSERDEYDSMSHHRMIVDSRGYPMAIGRLYITPDSEGQIRYMAVKANRRSKGMGSLILVALESLARQEGAKRLVCNAREDAIPFYAKNGFERRGELTDERGPVRHQQMVKTLDPMANVLRKPEWCTELQDRWGKQIPISDKMGIKIQQYTGYQFQCCAQLNPNLNPHNTLFAGSAFTLATLTGWGMAWLLMRERDLHGDIVLVDSHIRYRHPVVQNPLASTSLDGISGDLDRLESGRKARIVVRVIISSGDVEAIEFIGTYMLIPNYKALLAQKS, encoded by the coding sequence ATGTTCAAACTTATTACGCCGACCACGGATAATCAGCTCAATAAGTACTTCCATTTTCGTTGGCAAATGTTGCGCGAGCCATGGCGGATGCCGATCGGTTCTGAGCGTGATGAATACGATTCGATGAGCCACCACCGGATGATTGTCGATAGCCGTGGCTATCCAATGGCGATTGGTCGTCTCTACATTACCCCCGATAGTGAAGGGCAGATCCGTTATATGGCGGTGAAAGCCAATCGTCGCTCCAAGGGTATGGGCTCACTCATTCTCGTGGCACTTGAATCCTTAGCGCGCCAAGAGGGCGCCAAGCGTTTAGTGTGTAATGCCCGCGAAGATGCGATTCCGTTTTATGCCAAAAATGGCTTCGAACGTCGGGGAGAATTAACCGATGAACGCGGCCCAGTACGACATCAGCAGATGGTGAAAACGCTCGACCCGATGGCGAATGTGCTGCGTAAGCCGGAGTGGTGTACTGAGCTGCAAGATCGTTGGGGTAAGCAAATTCCGATCAGCGATAAAATGGGCATTAAAATCCAGCAATACACGGGTTATCAATTCCAGTGTTGTGCGCAGCTCAATCCCAACCTCAATCCGCATAATACTTTGTTCGCGGGCTCGGCGTTTACCCTCGCAACCTTGACTGGTTGGGGTATGGCATGGCTGTTAATGCGTGAGCGCGATCTGCATGGCGATATTGTGTTGGTGGATAGCCATATTCGCTATCGCCACCCTGTGGTGCAAAATCCGCTCGCATCGACTTCTCTCGATGGGATTAGTGGTGATTTAGATCGTTTAGAATCGGGCCGCAAAGCACGTATTGTGGTGCGTGTCATCATCTCTAGCGGTGACGTGGAAGCAATCGAGTTTATCGGTACTTATATGCTGATCCCGAACTATAAAGCGTTGTTGGCACAAAAATCCTGA
- a CDS encoding AsmA family protein, translating into MRKLLAMGVAGIALLLIFVLAGFGIMHTRYFTPSAQWIVQQLWPETLRFAKIEYLYPFKLRLSDVQIASEPVIELQQMDLWVNPYGLLEKKLEIDSVLIDGANLAHGLPAFTLPDSVHLNQLALHNIDWADQGIIARGVSLQIKQPVWASPQQLLPYGKIQLSAEQISVHGEAFNQVLVDANYQAQDSTVYGFSFNWHQSPISGQAEQYPEGWSLVNVTISQLKLNLDQWQNHPLWQKISPNIQHINSLDLLNSQLTVNGVAWENLNLSIEDYRLQQSLWQQPQGYLSLNADSAQWRATQWVEPNAELTFTPSGIEIEGHTQVWQGDVQLKGKISETSVALSQLSISGVKWIAEQPQDWQIFTQTLPAWQNVSIDKLDINNLQLIQTVQQPFWQASGLNADGQQLQWAKSGQWGFWQGKLAVTANSASYAGILSTQSVLNMHSEQGIWQLTRAFLPLEHGYIEAHASWDLSSLSSPWQLSLDTDSLPIGPLQPWFKLPFGLEALADISLTAQGMAGDRNMLAHSLDGQLQLSLRQGLLSLRGEHTFITQPFELEDLKMNADRGRITITPTPLKGPTLQAQLSGSTDLIEPERGQWLLAITQRWADQCMELQWDFKQARLVGKDCRSAP; encoded by the coding sequence ATGAGAAAACTACTGGCCATGGGCGTAGCGGGTATCGCACTGCTACTGATTTTCGTATTAGCGGGATTTGGCATTATGCACACCCGCTATTTCACGCCTTCTGCGCAATGGATAGTGCAGCAGTTGTGGCCGGAAACGCTGCGCTTTGCCAAGATAGAATACCTGTACCCATTTAAGCTGCGCTTAAGTGATGTACAGATAGCCTCGGAGCCCGTCATTGAATTACAACAAATGGATTTGTGGGTGAACCCTTATGGATTACTTGAGAAAAAGCTCGAAATCGACAGTGTTTTGATTGATGGTGCGAACCTCGCCCACGGCTTGCCTGCTTTCACCTTGCCCGATTCCGTCCATCTCAACCAGTTGGCGCTGCACAATATTGATTGGGCTGACCAGGGTATTATCGCGCGTGGGGTGAGTTTACAGATCAAACAACCGGTTTGGGCTTCACCACAGCAGTTGTTACCCTACGGTAAAATCCAGCTTTCTGCCGAACAGATCAGCGTTCATGGTGAGGCCTTTAACCAAGTATTGGTTGATGCCAATTACCAAGCGCAAGACAGCACAGTGTATGGTTTTTCTTTCAACTGGCATCAAAGCCCAATTTCAGGACAAGCAGAGCAATATCCGGAAGGCTGGTCACTGGTCAATGTCACCATCAGCCAACTTAAGCTCAATCTTGATCAGTGGCAAAACCACCCGCTATGGCAAAAGATATCGCCAAATATTCAGCACATTAACAGTCTAGACCTACTGAACAGCCAACTGACCGTAAATGGTGTGGCGTGGGAAAACCTCAATCTTTCTATTGAAGATTACCGTCTTCAACAGAGTCTTTGGCAACAACCTCAAGGTTACCTGTCGCTCAATGCGGATTCAGCACAATGGCGTGCCACACAGTGGGTAGAGCCTAATGCCGAGTTGACTTTCACCCCCTCAGGCATCGAGATTGAAGGGCATACTCAAGTATGGCAAGGCGATGTGCAACTTAAGGGCAAGATCTCCGAAACGAGTGTCGCACTCTCCCAACTCTCCATCAGCGGCGTGAAGTGGATTGCAGAGCAGCCGCAAGATTGGCAGATCTTCACTCAAACCTTACCTGCTTGGCAGAACGTCAGCATTGATAAGTTGGATATTAATAATCTGCAACTCATCCAAACCGTTCAACAGCCTTTTTGGCAGGCCTCTGGGCTGAATGCCGATGGGCAACAACTGCAATGGGCCAAAAGCGGTCAGTGGGGCTTTTGGCAAGGCAAACTCGCGGTGACGGCCAACAGTGCCAGCTATGCCGGTATTCTGAGCACCCAAAGCGTGCTCAATATGCACAGTGAACAGGGTATATGGCAGTTAACTCGCGCCTTTTTACCGCTAGAACACGGTTATATTGAAGCTCATGCCAGTTGGGATTTATCGTCACTCAGTTCACCTTGGCAGCTCTCACTCGACACCGATTCTCTACCTATTGGGCCGCTGCAACCATGGTTCAAGCTGCCGTTTGGCCTTGAAGCACTGGCCGATATCAGCCTGACGGCGCAAGGTATGGCGGGTGATCGCAACATGCTCGCTCATTCGCTTGATGGGCAATTACAATTGAGTTTACGCCAAGGATTACTCTCACTGCGCGGTGAGCATACTTTCATCACCCAACCGTTTGAGTTAGAAGATCTCAAAATGAACGCCGATCGAGGGCGGATAACCATCACTCCCACTCCACTCAAAGGGCCAACGCTACAAGCTCAACTCAGTGGCAGCACTGACCTTATCGAACCGGAGCGTGGCCAATGGTTATTGGCGATCACACAGCGCTGGGCAGATCAATGCATGGAACTACAATGGGATTTCAAACAGGCGAGACTGGTTGGTAAAGACTGTCGCAGCGCACCATAA